GGTAACAACATGCCAATTAGTAAAGAAAGTGGAGAGGGCTTGGGAAAAATCGTATTTTGCACGATTAAAGTTGCTGCGGAGAAATAAATTGATACGACCCCTACTTCTTCTAGCATTTTGAATAAGACCTTCCTTTTCGGAGGCTCCAGCCAGCACCAGTGGCAGTTTAACATTTTCGAAAGCTGTTAATCTGGGCAGCAAGTTGAAAAACTGAAAAACAAAACCTATCTTTTTGAGGCGAAGGTCGGCTAATTCGTCATCACTTAGTTTAAGGACGTTTCTCCCCTCAATTATAATTTCTCCCTCATCAGGCCGATCCAAACATCCAATAAGATGCAAAAGAGTAGATTTCCCACTGCCAGAAGGACCTAAAACGGCCAGAAACTCACCCTCCTCAACACAGAAACTGACGCCTCTCAAAGCTTGAACGGTAACCTTACCAATGCGATAACTCTTTTTAACCTCACATACATCAAGAATCACCGCCAAACAAACCCCTTCCAAGAATAATCCATAAAAGAAACATAATCACTATTAAAAATTGCTGCTGCATATGCAGCTCATTCAACTAAAGAAGATATGGAGATGCCTTGGTGATTGTATGGACCTTACAGGTTTCTATGGGCTTGTAAGCTCATTGGGCTTTATTGGAATATTTGTGTTCACGTTTGTTGTTAGTTTAGTCCCATTTGCTTCGCCGTCAAATGCTCTAGAGGCAATGCTCATTGCCATAAGTTTTCCAGAGATGGATAGGTTGGCTATAGGATTAGCTGTTGCAATCGGTGCAACATCAGCTAAAACAGTGCACTTCGTAGCCTCTTACGGCTTAGGCAGAATCGTTGATAGAAAAAGACGCGTGAAAAGAAACATAGGAAAGTATGGCAGGTTAGCCATGTATGTTATGAACATTGTTGCGGCTGCAACGCCAATACCTGACGAATGGGTTGTTATACCTATGGGGTTAAGCGGAGCAAACGTCGTATGGTTCGCCATAACTTACTTTATAGGTAAACTGGTGATAACTGTGCCCTCAGCATTCATAGGCTATGCGATAGCCCCCTTCGCCGCGGAGGCTTTTGGGAGAAACACGTGGATATTTTCAGCGACTGTAGGCATTGTTGTAACGGCAATCTTCATACTGGTGGATGTTGAAAAGGCAACATTGAAAATGCTTAGAAAACTGGGGATAATTCATGAAGAACAATTAAAGCAGCGAGAAAACAAGAGCTAACGGTAAAACGACGGCTCTTACAGAAAAGAATTTTGCGATAGGCTTATTATTGG
This sequence is a window from Candidatus Bathyarchaeia archaeon. Protein-coding genes within it:
- a CDS encoding ABC transporter ATP-binding protein; the protein is MILDVCEVKKSYRIGKVTVQALRGVSFCVEEGEFLAVLGPSGSGKSTLLHLIGCLDRPDEGEIIIEGRNVLKLSDDELADLRLKKIGFVFQFFNLLPRLTAFENVKLPLVLAGASEKEGLIQNARRSRGRINLFLRSNFNRAKYDFSQALSTFFTNWHVVTFSVNQSILFGKEISGDCQ